The following coding sequences lie in one Silene latifolia isolate original U9 population chromosome 5, ASM4854445v1, whole genome shotgun sequence genomic window:
- the LOC141657840 gene encoding transcription factor MYB83-like translates to MRKPTDPSGKNNNSNNGSNAVKLRKGLWSPEEDDKLINYMLTNGQGCWSDVARNAGLQRCGKSCRLRWINYLRPDLKRGAFSPQEEELIVHLHSLLGNRWSQIAARLPGRTDNEIKNFWNSTIKKRLKSSSSSSSPNASDSSLLTEQRDGVSATGFIPIQEQGIMPMYINNSTTSTSISSFMQSMNALTHHTTIIEPLPNMVDHLGTNNTHDMVANGSNGYLDGSSCMSMAPIIHDMSSNGDGMICGSFGMLGGHDYDNYGLLHGELSIPSSESISIEENAKICDNIVFGRNTNNHHNHNHFDNNKNNHFAHNNHIISTLNTTTTHVSNCITSCKTTDQQSVAGFTNNWEGGEDLRLGEWDLEDLMRDVSSFPFIDYQVE, encoded by the exons ATGAGGAAACCTACTGATCCTTCGGGAAAGAATAACAATAGTAACAACGGGAGTAATGCTGTGAAGCTTAGGAAGGGTTTATGGTCTCCTGAAGAAGATGATAAACTCATTAACTATATGCTTACTAATGGACAGGGTTGTTGGAGTGATGTAGCCAGAAATGCTGGCTTGCAACGGTGTGGCAAAAGCTGTCGCCTTCGCTGGATTAATTACCTTAGGCCTGATCTTAAGCGCGGCGCTTTCTCCCCTCAAGAGGAAGAGCTCATTGTCCATCTACATTCCCTTCTTGGAAACAG GTGGTCACAAATTGCAGCTCGTTTGCCTGGTCGAACTGATAACGAGATAAAGAATTTCTGGAACTCAACCATAAAGAAAAGACTAAAGAGTTCTTCAAGCTCATCATCACCAAATGCAAGTGATTCATCGTTGTTGACGGAACAAAGAGACGGTGTATCAGCAACCGGGTTCATACCGATACAAGAACAAGGTATCATGCCCATGTACATAAACAACTCCACCACATCAACATCTATATCGTCGTTCATGCAATCCATGAATGCATTAACTCATCATACTACCATCATAGAACCCTTACCTAACATGGTAGATCATCTTGGTACTAATAATACTCATGACATGGTTGCCAATGGTAGTAATGGTTACTTAGATGGATCGTCATGCATGAGCATGGCGCCCATCATACACGACATGTCGTCTAATGGTGATGGAATGATATGTGGGAGTTTCGGGATGCTCGGAGGTCATGATTATGATAACTATGGTTTACTACATGGAGAACTCTCTATTCCTTCTTCGGAGAGTATTAGCATTGAAGAAAATGCTAAGATTTGTGATAATATTGTGTTTGGTAGAAATACTAACAACCATCACAACCATAATCATTTtgacaacaacaaaaataatCATTTTGCTCATAACAACCACAtaattagcaccttgaataccaCAACCACCCATGTAAGCAATTGCATCACTAGTTGTAAGACAACGGATCAACAGTCGGTTGCAGGGTTCACGAACAATTGGGAAGGAGGAGAAGATTTGAGATTGGGAGAGTGGGATTTGGAGGATCTTATGAGAGATGTTTCTTCTTTTCCATTCATTGATTACCAAGTTGAATAG
- the LOC141656246 gene encoding uncharacterized protein LOC141656246 isoform X1, whose translation MGCITRKHMPADLSHMNVFHSHDHERASNRDKDRSDRRSRDCDRYGDRDRGYDSWDREMLKVGADLGNALGIMAVIMIVAGRMQENLLMWKRLTHMIMSPLFLLHSTHNLSNQIAAA comes from the exons ATGGGTTGCATTACCCGGAAACATATGCCTGCAGATCTTTCTCATATGAACGTGTTTCATAG CCATGACCATGAACGAGCGTCCAACAGGGATAAGGATCGGAGTGATCGCAGAAGCAGAGATTGTGATAGGTATGGTGACAGAGATCGTGGTTACGACAGTTGGGATAGAGAAATGCTAAAAGTCGGCGCCGATCTAGGGAACGCTTTAGGGATTATGGCCGTGATTATGATCGTAGCAG GAAGGATGCAAGAAAACTTGCTAATGTGGAAGCGGTTAACGCATATGATCATGTCTCCGCTATTCTTACTGCACTCTACCCATAATTTGTCCAATCAAATTGCTGCAGCCTAA
- the LOC141656246 gene encoding uncharacterized protein LOC141656246 isoform X2 translates to MFTRKCVLNGIDFSHDHERASNRDKDRSDRRSRDCDRYGDRDRGYDSWDREMLKVGADLGNALGIMAVIMIVAGRMQENLLMWKRLTHMIMSPLFLLHSTHNLSNQIAAA, encoded by the exons ATGTTCACAAGAAAATGTGTGTTGAATGGCATTGACTTCAG CCATGACCATGAACGAGCGTCCAACAGGGATAAGGATCGGAGTGATCGCAGAAGCAGAGATTGTGATAGGTATGGTGACAGAGATCGTGGTTACGACAGTTGGGATAGAGAAATGCTAAAAGTCGGCGCCGATCTAGGGAACGCTTTAGGGATTATGGCCGTGATTATGATCGTAGCAG GAAGGATGCAAGAAAACTTGCTAATGTGGAAGCGGTTAACGCATATGATCATGTCTCCGCTATTCTTACTGCACTCTACCCATAATTTGTCCAATCAAATTGCTGCAGCCTAA
- the LOC141656246 gene encoding uncharacterized protein LOC141656246 isoform X3, with translation MGCITRKHMPADLSHMNVFHSHDHERASNRDKDRSDRRSRDCDRYGDRDRGYDSWDREMLKVGADLGNALGIMAVIMIVAGAFIQEGCKKTC, from the exons ATGGGTTGCATTACCCGGAAACATATGCCTGCAGATCTTTCTCATATGAACGTGTTTCATAG CCATGACCATGAACGAGCGTCCAACAGGGATAAGGATCGGAGTGATCGCAGAAGCAGAGATTGTGATAGGTATGGTGACAGAGATCGTGGTTACGACAGTTGGGATAGAGAAATGCTAAAAGTCGGCGCCGATCTAGGGAACGCTTTAGGGATTATGGCCGTGATTATGATCGTAGCAG GTGCATTTATACAGGAAGGATGCAAGAAAACTTGCTAA